CGGACAGTTACAGAACAACTTGGATTCCGTATCGAGTTGCTGGTGAATCTCCAGTCCCGCGACGAGACCCAACTCGTCGTAATCGTGGTCGGTCATTACCCGGCAATGAGTCGGCGAGGGGTAAAAAACCGTTCAGTCTCGGTCGCCGTCTCAGGGTTCGAGGTAACCGCCACCGCCGCCACCGCCGTCGTCGCCGCCTCCGCCACCGCCGGAGTCGAGTTCGACGACAAAGTCGTCGGCGAGACTCGGTTTGAACTCGCCGTTACCGCCGCCGTCGTCGTCGTCACCGCCGCCGCCGTCGAGGCAACTACAGGACGTTCCGAGGTCGGCGGGCGCTTGCGCGGTGACGCCAGCAGTCGAGAATCCGACCGCGAGCAGTGCGAGCGATACTGTAACGAGTAGCGTCGTGGTTCGTCTCATGGTGGAGTCTCCATCGCTCGGCGAACCGAGGATGGGATGGTCTGACATACCAATCCATCGGATATAAAATTTTCTAACTCACTCATTATTTGTACTTATCTGAGAAAGAACCGAACGCTGTGCAGGGCGGCGACGAACTCCCGACTACTCCGAGGAGGCCGCTTCGGCCCGTCGCGCCGCCAGACTCGCCTGTAACTCCTCGCCGACCGTCTCGCGCAGTTCGCGCGCGGTCTCGGCGTCCACGTCCACCGCGGCGGCGACTCCGCCCGCGGAACTCGCGGTGTCGATGACCACGGTGGCGAGTCTCCGCCGACGCTGGAAGACGGTCTGGGTCTGGATGACGGTCTGGACCCGGTAGTAGGGCACTACTTTGGTCGTCCTGCTCCAGAAGCCGTTGCGCGTCAGCACGTGGTCGTCGCCCACCGCGTAGCCGCGGTTGCGCCACTTGAGGTGCGCCGCGACCGGAACCACGGGGAGAAAGACCAGCGGTATCGACGCGAGCGGAACCGGGACGGGCGCGGGCGGGCCGACGACCACCTGTAAGGCGAACAGCGCCGCGGACAGGCCCGCGACGACGAGCGCGTACCGGACCGCGTAGCGCGTCCGGGCGCGCTTGGGCGGCCGGGAGAACTCGCCCATCTCGAACTCCTCGACTTCGCGGGCGAGTCGAAGCACGCGCTCGCGGGTCGCCAGCGGAATCGCGGCCTCGGACCCGCCGGAGGGCGCTTGAGCCGGGCCGTAGCCAGCCGTCTCGACCGCGAGCGTGGTGTAGCCGAACCGCCGCATCAGGACGTTCGCGTCGAGGGTGAGCGTCTGGACCTTCCCGAGCGGAATCGACCCGTCGTACCGCTGGAGGAGTCCCCGTTCGTATCGTAACTCGTCGCCGAGCCGACTCAGCCGGAAGTCGTAGTAGCGCGCGAAGGTGAGCGCGGCGCTGAGCGCCCACATCGCGCCCGCCAGCAGCGCGACCAACACGACGCCGCCGAGGAAGGCCAGTTCCGCGAACCCCGGCACGAACGGGAGCGCGGCCGGGCCGAACGCCAACACCGAGAGGTACCGGAAGTCGAACGAGAGGAGGCTGAGCAGGACGAGTTCGCTCGTCTGTAACTCGAACAGGACCGTCTCGCGCTCGTCGGGGTCGGCCCCGGCGGCTTCGCCGTCCGTCTCGCCGTCGGCCTCCTCGTCGCGTTTTAGGCGTTGAATCTCGCGCTGGACGCGCTTGGCCTCGTC
This region of Halorussus salinus genomic DNA includes:
- a CDS encoding PH domain-containing protein, whose protein sequence is MKLHRLSIPYRAVSRGLSLGLMLFFVGQSLGDAEELPIPVSGPMLVALGALGVVAAAAWQVAYYRRFEYQLTGDGLEIASGVLSRRNREIPLRRIQNVDISRNVIQRALGIAVLDVETAGGGATEASLRYVGYDEAKRVQREIQRLKRDEEADGETDGEAAGADPDERETVLFELQTSELVLLSLLSFDFRYLSVLAFGPAALPFVPGFAELAFLGGVVLVALLAGAMWALSAALTFARYYDFRLSRLGDELRYERGLLQRYDGSIPLGKVQTLTLDANVLMRRFGYTTLAVETAGYGPAQAPSGGSEAAIPLATRERVLRLAREVEEFEMGEFSRPPKRARTRYAVRYALVVAGLSAALFALQVVVGPPAPVPVPLASIPLVFLPVVPVAAHLKWRNRGYAVGDDHVLTRNGFWSRTTKVVPYYRVQTVIQTQTVFQRRRRLATVVIDTASSAGGVAAAVDVDAETARELRETVGEELQASLAARRAEAASSE